In the genome of Bradyrhizobium arachidis, one region contains:
- the cyoB gene encoding cytochrome o ubiquinol oxidase subunit I, producing the protein MSPDLLKLIFGRLGIDSLPFHEPILVGTFAVVALGGITLFAGVTYFRLWGYLWREWFTTVDHKRIGIMYMILGIVMLLRGFADALMMRAQQALAFGGSEGFLPAHHYDQVFTAHGVIMIFFVAMPLVTGLMNYVVPLQIGARDVSFPFLNNFSFWMTVGGAVLVMASLFIGEFARTGWLAYPPLSNIGYSPDVGVDYYIWALQVAGVGTTLSGINLICTIVKLRCPGMTMMKMPVFTWTSLCTNVLIVASFPVLTVVLALLSLDRYVGTNFFTNDFGGSAMMYVNLIWIWGHPEVYILVLPAFGIFSEVTSTFSGKRLFGYTSMVYATVVITILSYLVWLHHFFTMGSGASVNSFFGITTMIISIPTGAKMFNWLFTMYRGRIRYELPMLWTIAFMLTFVLGGMTGVLLAVPPADFVLHNSLFLIAHFHNVIIGGVVFGAFAGINYWFPKAFGFKLDPFWGKLSFWFWVTGFYLAFMPLYVLGLMGVTRRLRVFDDPSLQIWFVVAAIGAGLVFLGIMCMLMQFAVSFLKREQLKDVTGDPWDARTLEWATSSPPPDYNFAFTPVVHDNDAWWDMKKRGYQRPLSGFRPIHMPSSTGTGIILAGLATAMGFGLIWYIWWLAAVSFIAMLAVGIGHTFNYHRDFDIPAEDVIRTEDARTKLLAGAK; encoded by the coding sequence ATGTCTCCTGATCTTCTCAAGCTCATCTTCGGCCGGCTCGGCATCGATTCGCTGCCGTTCCACGAGCCGATCCTGGTCGGCACCTTCGCCGTGGTCGCGCTCGGCGGCATCACGCTGTTTGCCGGCGTGACCTATTTCCGCCTCTGGGGCTATCTCTGGCGCGAATGGTTCACCACGGTCGACCACAAGCGCATCGGCATCATGTACATGATCCTCGGCATCGTGATGCTGCTGCGCGGTTTCGCCGACGCCCTCATGATGCGCGCGCAGCAGGCGCTCGCGTTCGGCGGCTCCGAAGGGTTCCTCCCCGCCCATCACTACGACCAGGTCTTCACCGCCCACGGCGTGATCATGATCTTCTTCGTGGCGATGCCGCTGGTCACTGGCCTGATGAACTACGTCGTGCCGCTCCAGATCGGCGCGCGCGACGTGTCGTTCCCGTTCCTGAACAATTTCAGCTTCTGGATGACGGTCGGCGGCGCGGTGCTGGTGATGGCATCGCTGTTCATCGGCGAGTTCGCCCGTACCGGCTGGCTGGCTTATCCGCCGCTGTCCAACATCGGCTACAGTCCTGACGTCGGCGTCGACTATTACATCTGGGCGCTACAGGTCGCCGGCGTCGGCACGACGTTATCGGGCATCAACCTGATCTGCACCATCGTCAAGCTGCGCTGCCCCGGCATGACCATGATGAAGATGCCGGTGTTCACCTGGACCTCGCTCTGCACCAACGTCCTGATCGTCGCCTCCTTTCCCGTCCTGACCGTCGTGCTCGCGTTGCTCTCGCTCGACCGCTACGTCGGCACCAACTTCTTCACGAACGATTTCGGCGGCAGCGCCATGATGTACGTGAACCTGATCTGGATCTGGGGTCATCCCGAGGTCTACATCCTGGTTCTCCCCGCCTTCGGCATCTTCTCCGAGGTGACCTCGACCTTCTCCGGCAAGCGCCTGTTCGGCTACACCTCGATGGTCTACGCCACGGTCGTCATCACCATCCTGTCGTACCTAGTCTGGCTGCACCACTTCTTCACGATGGGCTCGGGCGCCAGCGTCAACTCGTTCTTCGGCATCACCACGATGATCATCTCGATCCCGACGGGCGCGAAGATGTTCAACTGGCTGTTCACGATGTATCGCGGCCGCATCCGCTACGAGCTGCCGATGCTGTGGACGATCGCCTTCATGCTGACCTTCGTGCTCGGCGGCATGACCGGCGTGCTGCTCGCGGTGCCGCCGGCCGACTTCGTGCTGCACAACAGCCTGTTCCTGATCGCGCATTTCCACAACGTGATCATCGGCGGCGTGGTGTTCGGCGCGTTCGCCGGCATCAACTACTGGTTCCCGAAAGCGTTCGGCTTCAAGCTCGATCCGTTCTGGGGCAAGCTGTCGTTCTGGTTCTGGGTCACCGGCTTCTATCTCGCCTTCATGCCGCTCTATGTGCTCGGCCTGATGGGCGTGACCCGACGCCTGCGCGTGTTCGACGATCCGAGCTTGCAGATCTGGTTCGTCGTCGCCGCGATCGGCGCCGGCCTCGTCTTCCTCGGCATCATGTGCATGCTGATGCAGTTCGCGGTCTCCTTCCTCAAGCGCGAGCAGCTCAAGGACGTCACCGGCGATCCCTGGGACGCGCGCACGCTGGAATGGGCGACCTCCTCGCCTCCGCCGGACTACAACTTCGCCTTCACCCCCGTCGTTCACGACAATGACGCGTGGTGGGACATGAAGAAGCGCGGCTACCAGCGTCCGCTCTCCGGCTTCAGGCCGATCCATATGCCTAGCAGCACCGGCACCGGCATCATCCTCGCCGGCCTCGCCACCGCAATGGGCTTCGGCCTGATCTGGTACATCTGGTGGCTCGCGGCCGTGAGCTTCATCGCGATGCTCGCCGTCGGCATCGGCCACACCTTCAACTATCACCGCGACTTCGACATTCCGGCTGAAGACGTCATCCGGACTGAAGACGCGCGCACCAAACTGCTCGCCGGAGCCAAGTAA
- the cyoA gene encoding ubiquinol oxidase subunit II → MSRLKILALLPLAVALSGCNYVVLAPAGDIAAQQRDLVIISTVLMLLIVVPVMALTVLFAWRYRQSNASARYEPEWDHSTKLELVIWSAPLLIIVCLGALTWMGTHLLDPYRTLGRIKAEQAIDQSKAPLEVDVVALDWKWLFIYPDYGIATVNDLAAPVDRPINFRITASSVMNSFYIPALAGQIYAMPGMETKLHAVVNHAGTYKGFSANYSGAGFSGMHFNFQGLDDKGFDAWVAQAKSAGGSLGRAEYLQLEKPSENEPVRRYGTVDADLYRLILNMCVETGKMCQSEMMAIDAKGGNGHEGLNNTLPLTYDKYARRGTPFGPEPTFVAGTCTPEAPQGQSTASIKAPLDTAPLLGAGLKRPTFAPLKSSSFFLGQRPKSDS, encoded by the coding sequence GTGTCTCGTCTCAAGATCCTGGCGCTACTACCCCTGGCAGTCGCGCTCAGCGGCTGCAACTACGTCGTGCTGGCGCCAGCCGGCGACATCGCTGCCCAGCAGCGCGACCTCGTCATCATCTCCACCGTCCTGATGCTCCTGATCGTCGTCCCCGTGATGGCGCTGACGGTGCTGTTCGCCTGGCGCTACCGCCAGTCCAACGCCTCGGCCCGCTACGAGCCGGAATGGGACCACTCGACCAAGCTCGAGCTGGTGATCTGGTCGGCGCCACTTCTGATCATCGTTTGCCTTGGCGCGCTGACCTGGATGGGCACGCATCTGCTCGACCCCTATCGCACGCTCGGCCGCATCAAGGCGGAGCAGGCCATCGACCAGTCCAAGGCTCCGCTCGAGGTCGACGTCGTCGCGCTCGATTGGAAGTGGCTCTTCATCTATCCGGACTATGGCATCGCCACCGTCAACGATCTGGCCGCGCCGGTCGATCGTCCGATCAACTTCCGCATCACCGCCTCCTCGGTGATGAACTCGTTCTACATCCCCGCGCTCGCCGGCCAGATCTACGCGATGCCGGGCATGGAGACCAAGCTCCACGCTGTGGTGAACCACGCCGGCACCTACAAGGGCTTTTCGGCGAACTACAGCGGCGCCGGCTTCTCCGGCATGCACTTCAACTTCCAGGGCCTCGACGACAAGGGCTTCGATGCCTGGGTCGCGCAGGCCAAATCGGCCGGCGGCTCGCTCGGCCGCGCTGAATATCTTCAGCTCGAGAAGCCCAGCGAGAACGAGCCGGTGCGCCGCTACGGCACCGTCGATGCCGATCTCTATCGCCTGATCCTCAACATGTGCGTCGAGACCGGCAAGATGTGCCAGAGCGAGATGATGGCAATCGACGCCAAGGGCGGCAACGGCCATGAGGGCCTGAACAACACCCTGCCGCTCACCTACGACAAGTACGCCCGCCGCGGCACTCCGTTCGGACCCGAGCCGACCTTCGTCGCCGGCACCTGCACGCCGGAAGCGCCGCAGGGCCAGAGCACCGCGTCGATCAAGGCCCCCCTCGACACCGCGCCGCTGCTTGGCGCCGGCCTGAAGCGGCCGACCTTCGCGCCGCTGAAGTCCTCGTCCTTCTTCCTCGGACAGCGTCCGAAGTCAGACTCCTAA
- a CDS encoding MFS transporter, whose translation MATAQTPAMADLHSGEHGHDQASPGEIAIGVIIGRTSEFFDFFVFAIASVIVFPRLVFPFTSELTGTLYSFMIFALAFMARPIGTVIFMTVDRSYGKTAKLVSALFLLGTATVALAFLPGYHDIGVAAIWLLALARIAQGLAWGGAWDGMASLLALNAPPSKRGWYAMVPQLGAPLGLIVASALFAYFAGNLSADDFFDWGWRYPFFVAFAINVVALFARLRMVTTEEYASLFETRELQPSRISETVAREGQNIMLGAFAPLASFALFHMVTVFPLSWVFLFTRESPVRFLIIEIVAAVFGVAAIVASGIIADRVGRKSLLMGSAIAIAIYSGFAPQLLDAGAFGETIYMVIGFILLGLSFGQSSGAIASNFRQAYRYTASALTSDMAWLFGAGFAPLVALLLATNLGVIASGAYLLSGAFWTLLALWLSGQREAGDMDAGSSS comes from the coding sequence ATGGCGACGGCACAGACCCCCGCAATGGCAGACCTCCACTCGGGCGAGCACGGCCACGACCAGGCCAGTCCCGGCGAGATCGCCATCGGCGTCATCATCGGCCGCACCTCGGAATTCTTCGACTTCTTCGTGTTCGCGATCGCCTCGGTGATCGTGTTCCCGCGCCTGGTCTTCCCGTTCACGAGCGAGCTGACCGGCACGCTCTATTCCTTCATGATCTTCGCGCTGGCCTTCATGGCCCGGCCGATCGGCACCGTGATTTTCATGACCGTCGACCGCAGCTACGGCAAAACCGCCAAGCTGGTCTCGGCGCTGTTCCTGCTCGGCACCGCGACCGTCGCGCTCGCGTTCCTGCCCGGCTATCACGACATCGGCGTCGCCGCGATCTGGCTGCTGGCACTGGCGCGCATCGCGCAGGGTCTGGCCTGGGGCGGCGCCTGGGACGGCATGGCCTCGCTGCTGGCGCTGAACGCGCCGCCCTCCAAGCGCGGCTGGTACGCGATGGTGCCGCAGCTCGGCGCCCCGCTCGGGCTGATCGTGGCGAGCGCGCTGTTCGCCTATTTCGCGGGTAACCTGTCGGCCGACGATTTCTTCGACTGGGGCTGGCGCTATCCGTTCTTCGTCGCCTTCGCCATCAACGTCGTGGCGCTGTTCGCCCGCCTGCGCATGGTGACGACCGAGGAATACGCCTCGCTGTTCGAGACCCGCGAGCTCCAGCCCTCGCGAATCTCCGAGACGGTCGCGCGCGAAGGCCAGAACATCATGCTCGGCGCCTTCGCGCCGCTGGCGAGCTTCGCACTTTTCCACATGGTCACGGTGTTTCCGCTGTCCTGGGTGTTCCTGTTCACCCGCGAGAGCCCGGTGCGCTTCCTGATCATCGAGATCGTCGCCGCCGTGTTCGGCGTCGCTGCGATCGTGGCCTCCGGCATCATCGCTGACCGCGTCGGCCGCAAGTCGCTCTTGATGGGATCGGCGATCGCAATCGCGATCTACAGCGGCTTTGCTCCGCAGCTGCTCGACGCCGGCGCGTTCGGCGAGACCATCTACATGGTGATCGGCTTCATCCTGCTGGGTCTCTCCTTCGGCCAGTCTTCGGGCGCGATCGCCTCGAATTTCAGGCAGGCCTATCGCTACACCGCCTCGGCGCTGACCTCCGACATGGCCTGGCTGTTCGGCGCCGGCTTTGCGCCGCTGGTCGCGCTGCTGCTCGCCACCAATCTCGGCGTCATCGCCTCGGGTGCGTACTTGCTCTCCGGCGCGTTCTGGACCTTGCTTGCGCTCTGGCTCAGCGGCCAGCGCGAGGCCGGCGATATGGACGCGGGCTCCAGCTCGTAA